Within the Oncorhynchus kisutch isolate 150728-3 linkage group LG13, Okis_V2, whole genome shotgun sequence genome, the region ACATATGTGGTATGCTAGTGTGGCTATTGGATCAGAGCCATATGTCGGTGATGTAACAGGGTATATGAACATTTGTAGGAGAAAGGGGTATGTGCTTGCCTGCAAGACATATAGCGGTATGACTTTGCTGCTATCTGAGGCATCTTCTCATGCCAACAGAGGCTCATGGCTAGCTGGTTGCCACTCCATATACTGCAGGCAAAGTCCCGGCCCACCGTCACAAGGTGCTacacagaaacacaaaagaacacacacacaggtcagaaaaCACTTACCAGTTTAGCTTGCACATTATGTTTATAACCTTCTCATTACTGTGATtccaacacagacagacattgAGGTCATATACTTATTAGCTGTTTAGTACCTTGTTATTCGGACTGATGTCCAGGTCTTCAATTTCCCCCTCATGGGCTTTGAAGTCCAACTTCTCTTTTAAGGAGGGGTACTGGTGAGAGAGCAGAGGCATTACAGTCAAGCTCAAACCCTGCACAGTAACAATTGGGGAGAAGTCGCAACATGGCGGCTATTTTGGCATAACTTAAACTCACCTCCCACACTCTGATGTGTCCGTCTGTCCCGCCAGTCAATAGGAGGCTGAGATCAGGACTGAACCTCACACACTTCTGGAGGGGGTCCTGGGGGTTGAGGTCCGACTGCACCTCCCCAAACGTGTCAACAGAGATCTGGGTGGTGTTATCATTCATCTCAGACACATTGCCCCTAGCAGCAGCTCCCTCACTACCCTTACCCCCTTTCCCAGCTCGTCTCCTAGCTGCACCCTTCTCACTGCCACCCCCTGCTGGAAAATAAGGGGCATAGTGATGTGTTAATGTAAGGCAGTGTTGCCCAATCATtctcctggggacccaaagggatgcacattttttgttttttccccctaCCACAAACATACGTGATTTAAATAATCAAAGGCTTCATGATGAGTTAATTagatgaatcaggtgtgttagtgcaaAAATAATTATGTGCAGCCCTTTGGGTcaccaggaccaggattgagaaacACAGATGTAAGAGATTAAATGTAAGATAGGAATGATGTTACAGTAAATATATCTGTAAAGATCATTTGAACTTTGTGTATGAAGAGGTTTATAAAAGTGAATGGCAGGTTTTTGGGGGTGTCCCTTCCTTACCGTCTTTGGCTGCGGCCTTGCCCCTGGGCTGGTGTTGTCTGAAGCGCATGAGGCTGCATCTGCCGTCCTGCCCTGCGGCGATCACGTCCCCGCCTATTGCCAGGTTCATGGTGGCACGCGTGTCTGTGTCATGAGAGTGCACCAGAGTGGCACAGTGCTGGTCTCCTACCAACTCCAAACCCAGGAAGTGCTGAAAAGACAGTCCCAACTTAGCAAATACTGTACAACATTACTCATCAaaatcaaaataaaaataaatgctgAATCACAATGTCTACAATGTTTCTGCATTTTCACACTTACATAATACATGCAAGGTAAAAGGGTGTGAAGACAGAGAAGAGACTAGAAATTGAGAGATTGTGCCCATAGAGCAAAACCATTACATGACCTAAACATTCAGTAGCTTACCACTGCATTCTTTATGCCTGTCTTGGAACCGCCTCCCCCTCCTGCAGTGATCACCCATCCTGTTTTGGGGTCCACTTTGATTGTGTAGAGGGGGAAGGGGGCCCTATACAGGTCTGGCATCCTCCGTTTGCCCATGGCTCTTGAAGGAATCAATCCACTTCAGGGCAAATTCCTTGTCTGTAGAAACAGATGCATGAGTACTCAAAATACAAGACAAAAAACTATAATTACACAATAGTAGCTAGATTCTTGCTTTTAGCAATGCTGGTGTATTTATATACACTAGTGTTGCTTTTAACTGTATTTGGTTGCACAAAACAGTCCGTGGGATTCCAGAAGTTAAATACAATTTTCAGACAACTTAGGATGCTGCACACCCTTGGCTGAACACGGTTTGCAACATCCTAAGTAGCCCgaaaatggtggtggaaaattgTGTATTAAAGACAGTACACATATTTTTCCTGTTTTAGAAGATCCTGACCCTACCATTACAGGTGTTTACACTGAGCTGGGAACACAATCATAATTACATTAAGACCGTATGGAGCCGGCGTGAGATTTGGGTCAGAAAACGTACCTCAATGCAGTGATGGGATATGCCACTGTACTCCAAATTGTACCTTTATCCACACTGCTCCATTGAGAAGATACTGCTAGTTTTCCTGGGAAACTGCCATTTTTGGCTTCATGCTAGCTGAGGATGAAAAGTGACGTTTTCTGGGAAAActagcagtatttcaatcttctcGATGGAGCAGTGTGGATAAAGGTAACATTTGGAGTACAGTGGCATATCCCATCCCTGCAATTAAGTAGGTTTTCTGACCCATATCTCGCGCCGACTCCAAGGTGTGTTAATGTAACCATGATTGCGTTACGACCTCCGGTGCAAACAAGAGTAACTGTAGGGATGGTATCTTCTACCTGTCAAGCCTAAGGCGCTTGCTACATCGTTTGCTAACTAACTAGAACaggggtgggtataatttgtggaactttccaacaggaatctgttccaaaacTTCGTAAATAACAAGGTTTCCAAACAAACAACGCGTACAAAGTTGTATTGCGGCCGAATAAAATACCGGGTAGGGAGTGGGCTATTTCATTGTGTTTAACTCACCACGTTTATTCCGAAAAATGTCTGTCCTCACTCTGTTAGCCTATggacaaacattaagaataaactacgtggtgagttgatgcctattcgtCAGCAAGGTTAATTGATCGTGCTACATTATATGCGTTATATGTTGGCAACGAAGTTTTTGGAACatattcctgttggaacgttccacaaattatacccaccctaGAACAGGTGTTGTTATTTTAATGTTAGCTCGCTAAACATCCCATCGCGAAagtcttgttagctagctagctacataactTCAAATCTTTGCAATTGTCACTGCACAATAAATCTGTACAAGAcagtttaactagctagctaactcgcCATCTAAGCTTTTAGCATGCCAGCCAATCATTAACGTTAGCTAATTGAGCATGAATGGTGCACTGGGTAGTGTATGCTCATGTATGAGGTCTTGCAAACTCTACCTGTGTAATCTGCTCCGATTTCTCTTCTGACGCCAATTATTTCAATTAGTTGGCTATTCCCATTATGAGCTGTCACTGGCTGCACATATCTAATGAAAATAACGCtaaagttgctagctagctaggtagccagCTTGCTACTTCCCTACATACACGTCAGCAGCGTGCAATCTGAGCGACCACGTCATTAAAGACGCCGCTGTACGTAcactgtaaaaaacaacaacatttgaaCTAGCCCTAGATAGACCACACCCCGTCGTTTCCAATGGGCGAAAAgtaatcatagtgggcagaacatgCAAGGTGGGCAGAGCCGAGCACGAGTTAGCGAAATCCTATTGGTGCGTTCTAGCCaacatttgcatatttccgttaggtaACGTCTACTCTGTGGAGTGTGCGTGTGCAATAACTCCATTTGTTCTTGCGCTACCTAACAACGCATTTTTATACATGTATTTttaactttggcaaagggtaaaagtctacaaaacttggtccactctgttcataacagattctagtttGGGGAACAGAAAACTATTAAGATCAAAATCCCAAATCCATCtcactccatcttctcccactgccagccactgggcttcctctcataaCCATATTTGGTGGTGAGCGGAAATGCCAACCGGAGGCTTCAGATTTATATATCCGGTGAAACATATATCTCATTTTTCTGTGACACTGTATTGATTTAActgtattgttgttgtttttctaaaCACAATAAACATTTTGATAGCATTGCAAAACAAGAGACAAATATTTGCAAACAAATGTTTTACATAGATGTATTCTATTCTACATAGAGCTAAAACCTTCTGTAGATCATGGACAGCAGAAAAGATTTGCACAGGCCTATATTGGCCAAACAATGTATTGATAATAACACTTTCCTCATGCAAATAATATGTTTTTCTTTGTCCTCTGTGGCCAATGCCATAGAAAACAATATGCACATCTGATGTTCTATTCTGATT harbors:
- the LOC109902226 gene encoding prolactin regulatory element-binding protein isoform X1, giving the protein MGKRRMPDLYRAPFPLYTIKVDPKTGWVITAGGGGGSKTGIKNAVHFLGLELVGDQHCATLVHSHDTDTRATMNLAIGGDVIAAGQDGRCSLMRFRQHQPRGKAAAKDAGGGSEKGAARRRAGKGGKGSEGAAARGNVSEMNDNTTQISVDTFGEVQSDLNPQDPLQKCVRFSPDLSLLLTGGTDGHIRVWEYPSLKEKLDFKAHEGEIEDLDISPNNKHLVTVGRDFACSIWSGNQLAMSLCWHEKMPQIAAKSYRYMSCRFGKVEDQKDTLRLYTVQIPHKRDRKPPQCYLSKWDGQNFLPMLTNPCGTEVISTLAVSDSGTFLGLGTVTGSVAIYVAFSLQKLYYVQESHGIVVTDLAFLPDTPKGQSLKGNNEAAMLSVAVDSRCQMHTVRNRRSFPIWLVLFFCGLMVVGAVLLLRHLFPGFI
- the LOC109902226 gene encoding prolactin regulatory element-binding protein isoform X2, whose amino-acid sequence is MGKRRMPDLYRAPFPLYTIKVDPKTGWVITAGGGGGSKTGIKNAVHFLGLELVGDQHCATLVHSHDTDTRATMNLAIGGDVIAAGQDGRCSLMRFRQHQPRGKAAAKDGGGSEKGAARRRAGKGGKGSEGAAARGNVSEMNDNTTQISVDTFGEVQSDLNPQDPLQKCVRFSPDLSLLLTGGTDGHIRVWEYPSLKEKLDFKAHEGEIEDLDISPNNKHLVTVGRDFACSIWSGNQLAMSLCWHEKMPQIAAKSYRYMSCRFGKVEDQKDTLRLYTVQIPHKRDRKPPQCYLSKWDGQNFLPMLTNPCGTEVISTLAVSDSGTFLGLGTVTGSVAIYVAFSLQKLYYVQESHGIVVTDLAFLPDTPKGQSLKGNNEAAMLSVAVDSRCQMHTVRNRRSFPIWLVLFFCGLMVVGAVLLLRHLFPGFI